In the genome of Leptospira congkakensis, one region contains:
- the mtnA gene encoding S-methyl-5-thioribose-1-phosphate isomerase, whose translation MSHPEFLPIQWKSTHLELLDQRILPGKKEFLKITTAEETIVAIREMAVRGAPAIAITGVFGLTLGAKLKSGVADPKEIETLLRSILESRPTAVNLSFAIREAKKLIQGISDWVEVAKIWETYGLKMMEEDLAANKALGENGVSLFPKDKSEFHIITHCNTGALATAGHGTALGVIRSLRDAGKKVVVYADETRPFLQGSRLTAFEMMEEGIECYIITDGMSGWLMNHRKIDAVLVGCDRVAANGDTANKIGTYNLGIVAKEHGVPFYVCATKDSFDLNLKTGVEIPIEMRKESEVIQFDFLKSENGNYLFPEGKTSPVGARALNPSFDITKAHLIKNFITEFGCFAPEEISLRLKTV comes from the coding sequence ATGTCCCATCCGGAATTTTTGCCCATCCAGTGGAAATCCACTCATTTAGAACTTCTCGACCAACGGATTCTCCCTGGGAAAAAAGAATTTTTAAAAATAACCACAGCCGAAGAAACTATCGTTGCAATTCGTGAAATGGCTGTTAGGGGAGCTCCGGCAATTGCCATTACAGGAGTTTTTGGCCTGACCTTAGGCGCCAAATTGAAGTCAGGTGTAGCAGATCCAAAAGAAATTGAAACCTTGCTTAGATCTATTTTAGAATCTCGCCCAACGGCCGTTAATTTAAGTTTTGCCATTCGGGAAGCAAAAAAACTGATTCAAGGAATTTCTGATTGGGTTGAGGTCGCAAAAATTTGGGAAACCTATGGCCTAAAAATGATGGAAGAAGATTTGGCTGCCAATAAAGCACTCGGTGAAAATGGAGTTTCACTTTTTCCTAAAGACAAATCCGAATTTCATATCATCACCCATTGTAATACCGGAGCTCTTGCCACTGCAGGACATGGAACGGCACTTGGTGTCATCCGAAGTTTGCGTGACGCGGGAAAGAAAGTTGTTGTTTATGCAGATGAAACAAGGCCGTTTTTACAAGGATCAAGGTTAACTGCATTTGAGATGATGGAAGAGGGAATTGAATGTTATATCATCACGGATGGTATGAGTGGATGGTTGATGAACCATCGCAAAATTGATGCAGTACTCGTTGGTTGTGACAGAGTTGCAGCCAATGGAGACACTGCCAATAAAATTGGAACTTATAATTTGGGGATCGTTGCCAAAGAACATGGAGTCCCATTTTATGTTTGTGCTACAAAAGATAGTTTTGATCTGAATTTAAAAACGGGCGTGGAAATTCCCATCGAGATGCGTAAAGAATCAGAAGTCATCCAGTTTGATTTTTTAAAATCCGAAAACGGAAATTATTTATTTCCAGAAGGGAAAACCTCACCTGTCGGAGCTAGGGCTTTGAATCCCTCTTTTGATATCACAAAAGCTCATTTAATCAAAAACTTTATCACAGAATTTGGATGTTTTGCGCCAGAGGAGATTTCTCTTCGTCTAAAGACTGTATGA
- a CDS encoding alpha/beta hydrolase: MKPYVLAIPLVLSYAGLKQKKSLERKELQLPGTGRKVFHFYPTGKNPESLPGVYIQHGMSALGIDDPRILELAENIASSNHSVLLPELPEVKGLRIEEKTISNIQDLMLEIHSTKRLFNGNDLGYLSASFSGGMGLIAASKSNTRNKIKSSMAIGAYCDFLDTVPFVFSNYKVDPYAVYVILYNFLHRFEVELAEELQSVYYVAALDNGLKRTGTDAQSKSLLEKTSRRAKEFFYQVEIDGNFRNELAKRVLATVPKNLPENLSPFYQLETLEGPVSLLHGKTDPVISPEESEKLTRLFQKKGISYVYRSSTALTHGDSLPLHSQIFGVPALLQTFGSFLYWLDR; the protein is encoded by the coding sequence ATGAAACCTTATGTTTTGGCTATCCCACTCGTATTGAGTTATGCTGGACTTAAACAAAAAAAATCTTTAGAACGCAAAGAACTTCAATTGCCTGGAACAGGCAGAAAAGTCTTTCATTTTTATCCCACTGGCAAAAATCCCGAATCTTTACCTGGTGTCTACATCCAACATGGAATGAGTGCTTTGGGAATTGATGACCCAAGGATTTTGGAACTTGCAGAAAACATAGCTAGTTCCAATCACAGTGTCCTACTCCCAGAACTTCCCGAAGTAAAAGGACTTAGGATAGAAGAAAAAACAATATCCAACATTCAAGATTTAATGTTAGAAATCCACTCCACCAAACGTTTATTTAATGGAAATGACTTAGGATATTTATCTGCAAGTTTTTCTGGCGGAATGGGACTGATCGCCGCATCAAAATCCAACACAAGAAACAAAATCAAATCTTCAATGGCAATTGGAGCCTATTGTGATTTTTTAGATACTGTCCCTTTTGTATTTTCAAATTACAAAGTCGATCCGTACGCAGTGTACGTCATCCTGTATAACTTTCTCCATCGTTTCGAAGTTGAACTTGCGGAAGAATTACAATCCGTGTATTACGTTGCCGCTCTAGACAATGGGCTCAAACGAACAGGAACGGATGCCCAAAGTAAATCTCTCCTAGAAAAAACTTCCCGAAGGGCAAAGGAATTCTTTTACCAAGTGGAAATTGACGGTAATTTCCGTAACGAGTTAGCCAAACGAGTTTTGGCCACCGTTCCTAAAAATCTTCCTGAAAACCTTTCCCCGTTTTACCAATTGGAAACTTTAGAAGGCCCGGTTTCCCTCCTCCATGGGAAAACAGACCCAGTCATTTCTCCGGAGGAATCCGAAAAACTGACCCGACTTTTCCAGAAAAAAGGAATTTCTTATGTCTACCGGAGTTCGACCGCCCTCACCCATGGGGATAGTCTCCCCCTACACTCCCAAATTTTTGGGGTTCCGGCCCTCCTCCAAACCTTCGGAAGTTTTCTATATTGGCTCGACCGATAG
- a CDS encoding DUF342 domain-containing protein, giving the protein MDVKNAPDFNPERGLKIQISEDRLTATLVTKPIWLLGGSMSNILIYEALDNASIHRDRILMKEVDKAAIEIDKILKDPTKVKEDFNFIVAQGNPAKQGESGWIKFYFPRAQRVVLKDDGSADYRNINKYVHVKDGERLATLFEGIAGEQGIDVLGNPIYPNPIDRPRLTLGKNVLPKTIEDPEKPGRQLKEYFASLSGVVFSTDTSLTVSPELNIESNIGLGTGNINFEGTIRVKGTIEEGAVVNCQGSLYLDGNVESSDVVVGEDLEVKGGVKAKGKGVIRIKGDLRTKFIENANLEIDGDCIVENFILGSKILCLGNIILTGESSSIIGSDIVSYQGITVSSLGSTAQMDTIVEVGFHYRNDRLFTEGSSKLAEFERELEALVPEIQKIKEVVQRSRGKIDDARKEKFKEIFDAYQKKSKTVELLRNKIEELKGARYNQDNVKVVVRNTAHPGAVIKYRRQIEKITKAQTSFVMNFFPNQEKAMLTAFKGK; this is encoded by the coding sequence ATGGACGTAAAAAATGCACCGGACTTCAATCCGGAACGGGGACTGAAAATCCAAATCTCCGAGGATCGACTAACCGCTACTTTGGTAACAAAACCGATTTGGCTGTTAGGTGGTTCTATGAGCAATATTTTAATTTATGAAGCTCTAGACAATGCGTCCATACATAGGGATCGGATTTTGATGAAAGAGGTTGATAAAGCAGCCATCGAAATCGATAAAATTTTAAAAGATCCCACTAAAGTAAAAGAAGATTTTAATTTTATAGTCGCTCAAGGAAATCCCGCCAAACAAGGTGAAAGTGGGTGGATCAAATTTTATTTCCCACGTGCCCAACGTGTTGTCCTTAAAGATGACGGATCTGCAGATTATAGAAACATCAATAAATATGTTCACGTAAAAGACGGAGAAAGACTGGCTACCTTGTTTGAAGGGATTGCAGGGGAACAAGGCATTGATGTTTTAGGAAATCCAATTTATCCCAATCCGATTGACAGACCAAGACTCACCTTAGGTAAAAACGTCCTTCCAAAAACAATTGAAGATCCAGAAAAACCAGGAAGACAATTAAAAGAATACTTTGCTTCCTTAAGTGGAGTTGTATTTTCTACAGACACTTCCCTCACTGTTTCACCCGAACTAAATATCGAAAGTAACATTGGACTCGGAACTGGAAACATTAACTTTGAAGGAACCATTCGTGTGAAAGGAACCATCGAAGAAGGCGCTGTTGTCAATTGCCAAGGTTCTCTTTATTTAGATGGGAACGTAGAATCTTCCGATGTTGTTGTTGGTGAAGACTTAGAAGTCAAAGGTGGGGTGAAAGCCAAAGGGAAAGGAGTCATCCGCATCAAGGGTGATCTTCGTACTAAGTTCATCGAAAACGCAAATCTTGAAATCGATGGAGATTGTATTGTAGAGAATTTTATTTTAGGAAGTAAAATTCTTTGTTTAGGAAATATCATCTTAACAGGTGAGTCTTCTTCTATCATTGGATCGGACATTGTTTCTTACCAAGGTATCACAGTTTCTTCTCTCGGATCCACTGCACAAATGGATACAATTGTAGAAGTTGGATTTCATTATCGAAACGATCGATTGTTTACAGAAGGTAGTTCCAAGTTAGCTGAGTTCGAACGTGAACTGGAAGCATTGGTTCCCGAAATCCAAAAAATCAAAGAAGTGGTTCAAAGATCTCGTGGTAAAATTGATGATGCCAGAAAAGAAAAGTTCAAAGAAATCTTTGATGCTTATCAGAAAAAAAGCAAAACCGTTGAATTATTGAGAAACAAAATTGAAGAACTGAAAGGAGCTCGTTATAACCAAGACAACGTTAAGGTTGTGGTTCGTAACACGGCTCACCCTGGTGCTGTCATCAAATACAGAAGACAAATAGAAAAAATCACAAAGGCTCAAACATCCTTTGTGATGAACTTTTTCCCGAACCAAGAAAAAGCAATGTTAACTGCTTTTAAAGGCAAATAA
- a CDS encoding sigma-54 down-regulated protein: protein MEQQVKDGLNFILGAVNTAKIEAEKAFSDINSGFQNLAAKGAQDQSEVSVNLRKYLQEGISQVETIIGKANTVVADAKAKVATVTSKA from the coding sequence ATGGAACAACAAGTAAAAGACGGATTAAACTTCATCCTAGGCGCAGTGAACACAGCAAAAATCGAAGCAGAAAAAGCTTTTTCTGATATCAACTCTGGTTTCCAAAACCTAGCAGCTAAAGGTGCTCAAGACCAAAGCGAAGTTTCTGTAAATCTTAGAAAGTACCTTCAAGAAGGAATTTCTCAAGTAGAAACTATCATTGGAAAAGCAAACACTGTTGTAGCTGATGCAAAAGCAAAAGTAGCAACTGTTACATCTAAAGCTTAA
- the msrA gene encoding peptide-methionine (S)-S-oxide reductase MsrA, with translation MTEKIILGGGCFWCTEAVYLRIPGVISVKSGYAGGSTKNPTYKEICTGTTGHAEVIEIEFDPEVISYSKILEIFWASHDPTTLNKQGNDVGTQYRSVIFYLNEIQKELAVESKRKHAFMFPDPIVTEISPAPEFYPAEDYHQNYFTLNPQNPYCHYVIFPKLKKLGLNL, from the coding sequence ATGACGGAAAAAATAATTTTAGGTGGCGGATGTTTTTGGTGTACAGAGGCAGTGTATCTTAGAATTCCTGGGGTCATTTCTGTAAAATCAGGATATGCAGGTGGATCTACCAAAAATCCAACGTATAAAGAAATTTGCACGGGAACCACGGGGCATGCAGAAGTGATCGAAATTGAATTTGATCCTGAGGTAATCTCATACTCAAAAATATTAGAAATTTTTTGGGCCTCTCATGATCCCACAACTCTAAACAAACAAGGGAATGATGTGGGAACACAATATCGTTCTGTTATATTTTATTTGAATGAAATACAAAAAGAATTAGCAGTGGAATCAAAACGTAAACATGCTTTTATGTTTCCAGATCCCATTGTTACAGAAATTTCCCCAGCGCCAGAGTTTTATCCAGCGGAAGATTATCACCAAAACTATTTTACTTTGAATCCGCAAAATCCCTATTGCCACTACGTGATTTTTCCTAAACTAAAAAAGTTAGGTTTAAATCTGTAA